AAAAATTTACTCATCTTTAGTCCTCCATTTCAGCTTGATAAGACTAAGATTGTCTTCGGTTCTATATAATTCCTGCATAAGTCCCCTAAGCGTATCCGTATCCAAAAATCTTGATAGCTTGCCTTCCCTTGCCACTGAAATGGCTCCGGTTTCCTCTGATACGATTACAACCACCGCATCTGTTGTTTCCGTTACGCCCAGACCCGCCCGATGTCTTGTCCCGAGATCTTTGCTAAGGCTTGAATTCTCGGACAAGGTCAGGAAACAACCGGCCGCCATTATGCGGTCATCCCTTATTATGACGGCTCCGTCATGAAGAGGGCTATTGGGAAAAAATATATTTATAAGAAGGCTGCTTGAAATTATAGCATCTATCTTTGTTCCGGTTTCTATTACATCGTTTAAGCCCGTTTCCCTTTCGAGTATTATGAGCCCTCCTATCTTCTGCCTGGACAGGGATGCTGCCGCATTTACTATTTCGTCTATGCGTTTTTTTACTTTATCATCTTTTATATCGACAATAGATTTGGCCACAAACTTGCTACGTCCGAGGTATTCCAAAGCTCGCCTAAGCTCGGGCTGAAATACGATCAACAAAGCAATTAATCCAAGCGTCACAGTATTCTTCAAAAGATATGTAGTGACATAAAGTCCGGACCACTCGCTAAGTTTAGTGGCAATAAGAAGAAACG
This is a stretch of genomic DNA from Peptostreptococcaceae bacterium. It encodes these proteins:
- a CDS encoding TIGR00159 family protein, giving the protein MGIIAYVFYKLLMLIRETRAEQLLKGIAFLLIATKLSEWSGLYVTTYLLKNTVTLGLIALLIVFQPELRRALEYLGRSKFVAKSIVDIKDDKVKKRIDEIVNAAASLSRQKIGGLIILERETGLNDVIETGTKIDAIISSSLLINIFFPNSPLHDGAVIIRDDRIMAAGCFLTLSENSSLSKDLGTRHRAGLGVTETTDAVVVIVSEETGAISVAREGKLSRFLDTDTLRGLMQELYRTEDNLSLIKLKWRTKDE